One segment of Sesamum indicum cultivar Zhongzhi No. 13 linkage group LG4, S_indicum_v1.0, whole genome shotgun sequence DNA contains the following:
- the LOC105160897 gene encoding uncharacterized protein LOC105160897 isoform X1, whose translation MPRSRARKARLTRMDAAVDAMVPFGFPEEKVRKHVKELLKEYGGDEGWPFIEEYSYKELIDAILRDDEENDQEKVAEDGHRGKDKSSGDEIAAGTSSSAPDSQQDERPQETTPADIAGSSCAVAESTLPEISSSSLGINAVTAGWKDILPYQQSEHVASTANISSKKGKTPAIEENPPGKTAIPASPSLRNIPSPPPTNSLPTRRHPCYGWIESDEEDFDDFISLRPASAEVRAKATHLPQAPSMCPSDATKSERKRRSRWDERP comes from the exons ATGCCAAGAAGCAGAGCCAGAAAG GCGCGGTTGACGCGAATGGACGCGGCGGTGGACGCGATGGTGCCGTTTGGCTTCCCGGAGGAGAAAGTGAGGAAACATGTGAAAGAACTTCTGAAG GAATATGGTGGAGATGAAGGTTGGCCTTTCATTGAGGAATACTCATATAAGGAACTTATTGATGCCATTCTTCGtgatgatgaagaaaatgATCAAGAGAAAGTTGCAGAAGATGGCCACCGGGGCaag GACAAGTCATCTGGGGATGAAATAGCTGCTGGTACTTCCAGTAGCGCACCAGATTCTCAGCAAGATGAAAGACCTCAAGAAACTACTCCAGCAGATATTGCAGGATCCTCTTGTGCTGTTGCTGAGTCTACACTCCCTGAAATTTCCAGCAGTTCATTAGGGATCAATGCTG TGACAGCAGGTTGGAAAGACATTCTCCCATACCAACAGTCTGAACATGTCGCGTCAACTGCTAACATATCGAGCAAAAAGGGTAAAACTCCCGCGATTGAAGAAAATCCTCCAGGCAAGACTGCAATCCCAGCTTCACCATCACTGAGAAATATTCCTTCCCCACCACCAACCAACAGTCTTCCAACCCGACGACATCCTTGCTATGGCTGGATCGAGAGTGACGAAGAGGATTTTGACGACTTCATATCTTTAAGACCTGCATCTGCAGAAGTCAGAGCAAAAGCAACTCATCTGCCTCAAGCACCCTCTATGTGTCCAAGTGATGCAACCAAATCAGAACGAAAACGCAGGTCAAGATGGGATGAGAGACCGTGA
- the LOC105160897 gene encoding uncharacterized protein LOC105160897 isoform X2 gives MPRSRARKARLTRMDAAVDAMVPFGFPEEKVRKHVKELLKEYGGDEGWPFIEEYSYKELIDAILRDDEENDQEKVAEDGHRGKDKSSGDEIAAGTSSSAPDSQQDERPQETTPADIAGSSCAVAESTLPEISSSSLGINAGWKDILPYQQSEHVASTANISSKKGKTPAIEENPPGKTAIPASPSLRNIPSPPPTNSLPTRRHPCYGWIESDEEDFDDFISLRPASAEVRAKATHLPQAPSMCPSDATKSERKRRSRWDERP, from the exons ATGCCAAGAAGCAGAGCCAGAAAG GCGCGGTTGACGCGAATGGACGCGGCGGTGGACGCGATGGTGCCGTTTGGCTTCCCGGAGGAGAAAGTGAGGAAACATGTGAAAGAACTTCTGAAG GAATATGGTGGAGATGAAGGTTGGCCTTTCATTGAGGAATACTCATATAAGGAACTTATTGATGCCATTCTTCGtgatgatgaagaaaatgATCAAGAGAAAGTTGCAGAAGATGGCCACCGGGGCaag GACAAGTCATCTGGGGATGAAATAGCTGCTGGTACTTCCAGTAGCGCACCAGATTCTCAGCAAGATGAAAGACCTCAAGAAACTACTCCAGCAGATATTGCAGGATCCTCTTGTGCTGTTGCTGAGTCTACACTCCCTGAAATTTCCAGCAGTTCATTAGGGATCAATGCTG GTTGGAAAGACATTCTCCCATACCAACAGTCTGAACATGTCGCGTCAACTGCTAACATATCGAGCAAAAAGGGTAAAACTCCCGCGATTGAAGAAAATCCTCCAGGCAAGACTGCAATCCCAGCTTCACCATCACTGAGAAATATTCCTTCCCCACCACCAACCAACAGTCTTCCAACCCGACGACATCCTTGCTATGGCTGGATCGAGAGTGACGAAGAGGATTTTGACGACTTCATATCTTTAAGACCTGCATCTGCAGAAGTCAGAGCAAAAGCAACTCATCTGCCTCAAGCACCCTCTATGTGTCCAAGTGATGCAACCAAATCAGAACGAAAACGCAGGTCAAGATGGGATGAGAGACCGTGA
- the LOC105160983 gene encoding LOW QUALITY PROTEIN: probable zinc metalloprotease EGY2, chloroplastic (The sequence of the model RefSeq protein was modified relative to this genomic sequence to represent the inferred CDS: inserted 1 base in 1 codon): MNLSASCFGGNFVIPLSRCDSCNRIRFSSPAIGRWRFSSRQLLRSDYVVRGNVKVICRVSETETEPESNNEEERKLNGENDGLVSSDSISWNNSEQVSENVGNNQSADLDMLETKSVVNSDGDVTNEDPGKLEDVNDVQVATGSPLPGVKVIIMWNKLGNGCLIPPFRSLSTDILVSIPKETIEILKDQVFGFDTFFVTSQEPYEGGVLFKGNLRGQAARSYEKIARRMGDRFGDLYKLFLLINPEDDKPVAVVVPRKTLQPDTTAVPEWFAAGAFGLVTVFTLLLRNVPALQANLLSVFDNVDLLKDGLPGALVTALILAVHEVGHIVVAKEAGIKLGVPYFVPSWQIGSFGSITRILNIVPKREDLLKVAAAGPLAGFALGFLLLLLGFVLPPADELGIVVDPSVFHESLLVGGIAKLLLGDVLKEGTPLSLNPLVIWAWAGLLINAXXXXDGGRISFAIWGRKASSRFTAASIVLLGLASLLNDVAFYWVVLIFFLQRGPIAPLSEEITDPDNKYKAIGVLVLLLGLLVCLPYPFQFTSDVTNSF; this comes from the exons ATGAATTTATCGGCGAGTTGTTTTGGCGGGAATTTTGTTATTCCGTTGTCGCGATGTGATTCTTGCAACCGCATTCGGTTTTCTTCTCCGGCCATTGGGAGGTGGAGGTTCAGCTCTCGGCAATTGTTGAG gtcGGATTATGTTGTTAGGGGGAATGTTAAAGTTATTTGCAGAGTGAGTGAGACGGAGACGGAGCCCGAGAGTAATAATGAGGAG gaaagaaaattaaatggaGAAAATGATGGATTGGTGTCGAGTGATTCAATTTCCTGGAATAACTCAGAGCAAGTTTCAGAGAATGTG GGTAACAATCAATCTGCTGACTTGGACATGCTTGAGACCAAAAGCGTGGTAAATAGTGATGGTGATGTAACGAACGAGGACCCAGGCAAGCTTGAG GATGTTAATGATGTCCAAGTTGCAACTGGATCGCCCCTCCCAGGTGTGAAGGTGATAATAATGTGGAATAAATTAGGAAATGGTTGTTTGATCCCTCCATTCAGATCTCTCTCTACTGATATTCTTGTGTC GATTCCAAAAGAAACAATTGAAATTCTGAAGGATCAAGTATTTGGTTTTGACACATTCTTCGTGACCAGCCAGGAACCATATGAA GGTGGGGTATTGTTCAAGGGAAACCTACGGGGGCAAGCTGCAAGGAGTTATGAGAAAATAGCAAGGAGAATGGGA GACAGATTTGGAGATCTATACAAGTTATTCCTTCTAATTAACCCAGAGGATGATAAACCTGTGGCAGTTGTGGTGCCAAGGAAGACCTTGCAACCAGATACCACTG CTGTTCCAGAATGGTTCGCTGCAGGGGCTTTTGGATTGGTCACTGTATTCACCTTACTTCTCCGCAATGTTCCTGCATTACAAGCAAATCTGCT ATCAGTTTTTGACAATGTTGACTTGTTGAAAGATGGACTTCCTGGAGCTCTTGTAACTGCACTTATTCTAGCAGTACATGAAGTCGGTCATATTGTAGTTGCCAAAGAAGCTGGAATTAAGCTGGGTGTTCCATATTTTGTTCCTAGTTGGCAG ATAGGTTCATTTGGTTCCATAACAAGGATTCTGAATATCGTACCGAAGCGTGAGGATCTCTTGAAAGTTGCAGCTGCGGGTCCTTTAGCAGGGTTTGCTTTGGGTTTTCTACTTTTGCTTTTAGGATTTGTCCTGCCTCCAGCTGATGAACTTGGCATTGTTGTGGATCCTTCAGTATTTCATGAATCACTTCTAGTTGGGGGAATAG CTAAGCTACTTCTTGGAGATGTTCTAAAGGAAGGGACCCCATTGTCATTAAATCCACTCGTAATATGGGCATGGGCTGGACTTCTTATTAATG ANNNNNNNNNNGACGGTGGCCGAATCTCTTTTGCTATATGGGGAAGAAAG GCTTCATCTCGTTTTACTGCTGCTTCCATCGTGCTTCTGGGACTGGCCTCATTGCTGAACGACGTTGCATTTTATTGGGTCgttcttatatttttcttgcagAGAGGACCTATTGCACCGCTGTCCGAAGAAATCACTGATCCTGACAACAAATATAAAGCCATAGGGGTTTTAGTTTTACTGTTAGGACTGTTGGTGTGCTTGCCGTATCCATTCCAATTCACCAGTGATGTTACGAACAGTTTTTAG